A stretch of Aureispira sp. CCB-E DNA encodes these proteins:
- a CDS encoding DUF6438 domain-containing protein — translation MTTFLVIVGTFLPFLIIFGIVIRKSARIQEKLQRLEEERNELQDLNSLLKIEKAELLKKQAQLDQELSLAIQNNSQQQEALELYATRQTEFHIIKFGRIPAWGSPSYSISVDALGNVLFHGKEAVRLIGFFQWKIYRKRIHNLNNIIKKSGFFDIKEPSFKSSIDNISGVVIEIYLKNGFHKKITYDHAANYPIDLGFLERKLDIILGTQKLWLYWDQNVVQFSIKRGLNYKVSFILNQGLLYTILGEEYFSDAYQDGWESLNKLVVEYEHLFSEATNYSYQRHPRDTIWVELETGFRFLILPDKHKELYHRFAKIVEDYGNELQSKTEK, via the coding sequence ATGACCACTTTTCTTGTTATTGTTGGTACTTTTCTTCCTTTTTTGATAATTTTTGGAATTGTCATTCGAAAAAGTGCACGCATTCAAGAAAAGTTGCAACGCTTGGAAGAGGAACGCAACGAGTTGCAAGACCTCAACTCATTGCTAAAAATAGAAAAAGCAGAACTCCTAAAAAAACAAGCTCAACTAGATCAGGAACTTAGCTTAGCGATACAAAATAATAGCCAACAACAAGAAGCACTAGAGTTGTATGCTACTCGACAAACGGAATTTCATATTATTAAATTTGGGCGAATTCCAGCTTGGGGTAGTCCTTCTTATAGTATTTCGGTAGATGCCTTGGGCAATGTCCTTTTTCATGGAAAAGAAGCGGTTCGGCTAATTGGCTTTTTTCAGTGGAAAATTTATAGGAAACGTATTCATAACCTTAATAACATTATCAAAAAATCAGGCTTTTTCGATATCAAGGAGCCTTCTTTTAAAAGTTCTATTGATAATATTTCGGGTGTTGTCATTGAAATTTATCTCAAAAATGGGTTTCACAAAAAAATTACTTACGATCATGCTGCCAACTATCCTATAGACTTAGGTTTTTTGGAACGAAAGTTAGATATTATCTTAGGCACTCAAAAGCTTTGGCTTTATTGGGATCAAAATGTTGTACAATTCTCTATTAAAAGAGGGCTTAACTACAAAGTTTCTTTTATTCTAAATCAAGGCTTGCTCTATACCATTTTAGGGGAAGAGTACTTTAGTGATGCGTATCAAGATGGCTGGGAAAGCCTCAATAAATTGGTGGTAGAATATGAGCACTTATTCTCAGAAGCAACCAACTATTCTTACCAAAGACACCCTCGTGACACGATCTGGGTAGAACTAGAAACTGGTTTTCGCTTTTTAATTCTCCCTGACAAACACAAAGAGCTTTACCATCGCTTTGCTAAAATTGTTGAAGATTACGGCAATGAATTGCAAAGCAAGACCGAAAAGTAG
- a CDS encoding site-specific integrase, with protein sequence MDQFQNDPYTINIVEALRIAESIKATYVRKVSADEYRNFVDRFEVYLKTKQMENMKLSEFTKRHAVRYLDDILLSRKVNALTRNNYMRVMRALFYVLVEREYVKANPFANIKRLKETQKRRRTFGDREKKTIIQYIKHENKQLLLAICLCYYCGMRPSEMRRLRIRDIDLKLGLIFLDGSQTKNKDLGTITIPKVLLPLLETYQFHNFPKGWYVFGAGTLKPGAQQCGRDTISKKHKRVVDDLHECRFLSDVEGKTFYSWKDTAAKDLIALGLNVMDLKAHFRHKELTTTQRYMQTYGGVNDNIRDVANKIF encoded by the coding sequence ATGGACCAATTTCAAAATGATCCTTATACTATTAATATAGTAGAAGCTCTTAGGATCGCAGAAAGCATCAAAGCCACTTATGTACGAAAGGTTTCAGCAGACGAATACCGCAACTTTGTAGATCGCTTTGAAGTATACCTCAAAACAAAACAAATGGAGAACATGAAGCTCTCCGAATTTACCAAACGACACGCCGTCCGCTATTTGGATGACATTCTTCTAAGTCGAAAGGTCAACGCCCTTACTCGAAATAACTATATGCGTGTTATGCGTGCGCTCTTTTATGTCTTAGTTGAACGGGAATATGTCAAAGCAAATCCATTTGCTAATATCAAGCGTCTTAAAGAAACCCAAAAACGCAGACGAACCTTCGGCGACCGAGAAAAGAAAACCATTATACAATACATAAAGCACGAGAATAAACAGCTGCTCCTAGCTATTTGCTTATGTTATTACTGTGGAATGCGTCCCAGCGAAATGCGTCGCCTAAGAATCCGAGATATTGACCTCAAACTAGGCTTAATCTTTCTAGATGGCTCTCAAACCAAAAACAAAGACCTTGGCACCATCACCATTCCCAAAGTACTGCTACCGCTTTTAGAAACCTATCAATTTCACAATTTCCCCAAAGGCTGGTATGTGTTCGGAGCTGGTACCTTAAAACCAGGAGCGCAACAATGTGGACGGGATACGATTTCTAAAAAACATAAAAGGGTGGTTGATGATTTGCACGAATGTCGATTTCTTAGCGATGTAGAGGGCAAAACCTTTTACAGCTGGAAAGATACTGCCGCCAAAGATTTGATTGCATTAGGCTTAAACGTCATGGACTTAAAAGCACACTTTCGACACAAAGAATTAACAACCACCCAAAGATATATGCAAACTTACGGCGGTGTTAATGACAACATTCGTGACGTAGCAAACAAAATTTTCTAA
- a CDS encoding site-specific DNA-methyltransferase, with protein sequence MNKQISIINKNCIDGLKKLESNSINAVVTDPPYFCGMTHNGNKGIYSDLNLMEPFFKIVFEEFKRVLKPDGEVYVFCDWRTYPFFYPILEQIFTVRNRITWDKKSGPGCYYSFCHEDIIFCTNPSPAFNKHKRGLNIWRFPAFSSGAKKTNGEKIHPTQKPLELIEHLVLSSTQEGETVLDCFVGSGTTAVACKKLKRQFVGFEIQSKYYQMALKRLKEVK encoded by the coding sequence ATGAACAAGCAAATTTCCATTATCAACAAAAATTGTATTGATGGACTAAAGAAACTTGAAAGCAATTCTATTAATGCCGTTGTAACCGACCCGCCTTATTTTTGTGGTATGACGCACAATGGCAATAAAGGCATATATAGCGACTTGAATTTAATGGAGCCATTTTTTAAAATTGTTTTTGAGGAATTTAAAAGGGTACTAAAACCCGATGGAGAGGTATATGTATTTTGTGATTGGCGTACATATCCTTTTTTTTATCCAATATTGGAGCAAATCTTTACGGTTAGAAATCGGATTACTTGGGACAAAAAAAGTGGTCCTGGTTGTTATTATTCGTTTTGTCACGAAGATATTATTTTTTGTACGAATCCTAGCCCTGCCTTCAATAAGCACAAAAGAGGGCTTAATATTTGGCGGTTCCCAGCTTTTTCTTCAGGAGCAAAAAAGACAAACGGAGAAAAAATTCATCCCACACAGAAACCGCTTGAATTAATAGAGCATCTTGTTTTATCATCCACACAAGAAGGAGAGACCGTCTTAGATTGCTTTGTAGGTAGTGGAACAACAGCAGTAGCTTGCAAAAAGCTAAAACGGCAATTTGTTGGTTTTGAAATTCAGTCAAAGTATTACCAAATGGCACTAAAACGACTTAAAGAAGTTAAATAA
- a CDS encoding C45 family autoproteolytic acyltransferase/hydolase: protein MESIEINLDLPPKERWHFAANYRTEINETIACYWVDLADYVALIESVLDNYKALFIPSSYLEEIECIANYCDYTADQILIANLYYDIVKFAFACTAFAFEKDGSIWHARNLDWWTENDVLKKYTKIFTFTKGGQTVFQSIGWVGFVGVLSGIKPHRFSITLNAIVSDEPPMMAKPVSFLLREVLEGDYHFQQAQNMLEQTTIVCDCLLLLSGTTAGQMLVIERTPQSSKTRQAANGFIIVTNDYKKINYKSNNQSALKDTSCGRYNRTQLLLERELPSNPIDCFSILNDKAVKMQITVQQMVFNPQQGLLEIKVP, encoded by the coding sequence ATGGAATCTATAGAAATAAATTTGGACCTTCCTCCCAAAGAAAGGTGGCATTTTGCAGCTAACTATCGTACAGAAATCAACGAAACTATCGCTTGTTATTGGGTAGATTTAGCAGATTATGTAGCACTTATAGAAAGCGTCTTAGATAACTACAAAGCATTATTTATTCCCTCGAGTTATCTCGAAGAGATTGAGTGCATTGCCAATTATTGTGATTATACTGCCGATCAAATACTGATTGCTAATTTATATTACGACATTGTCAAGTTTGCTTTTGCTTGTACTGCCTTTGCTTTTGAAAAAGACGGTAGCATATGGCATGCCCGTAATCTAGATTGGTGGACAGAAAATGACGTTTTAAAGAAATACACCAAAATTTTTACGTTTACCAAAGGTGGTCAGACTGTTTTTCAATCCATTGGTTGGGTTGGTTTCGTTGGTGTTCTTTCAGGCATTAAACCTCACCGATTTTCAATTACCTTAAATGCAATCGTGAGCGATGAACCTCCTATGATGGCAAAGCCTGTTAGCTTCTTACTTAGAGAAGTTCTTGAAGGAGATTATCACTTTCAACAAGCGCAAAACATGCTTGAACAAACCACTATTGTTTGCGATTGTTTATTACTACTATCTGGAACAACTGCTGGGCAAATGCTCGTTATTGAACGAACACCTCAATCAAGTAAAACTAGACAAGCTGCCAATGGTTTTATTATTGTTACCAATGATTATAAAAAAATCAACTACAAAAGCAATAACCAAAGTGCTCTCAAAGACACGTCATGTGGTCGGTATAATCGCACACAGTTGTTGCTAGAGCGAGAACTTCCTTCCAATCCAATTGATTGCTTTTCCATCTTAAATGACAAAGCTGTTAAAATGCAAATCACAGTGCAACAAATGGTTTTTAATCCCCAGCAAGGACTCCTTGAAATTAAAGTTCCTTAA
- a CDS encoding acyl-CoA carboxylase subunit beta → MDLEFNRNEDTNKLEVAKMRRMLKTIGLGGGQMRIDKLHKKGKMTARERINYLIDDDTEFLEIGAFAGHEMYADYGGCPAGGVVGGIGYIRGRQCMIIANDATVKAGAWFPITGKKNLRFQEIAMENRLPTIYLVDSAGVFLPMQDEIFADKEHFGRIFRNNAQMSSQGIPQIAAIMGSCVAGGAYLPIMSDEALIVEGTGSIFLAGPYLVKAAIGETVDQETLGGATTQSEISGVTDYKMPDDKTCLDTIKDLVDKFGTFETAGFSRETPQLPKEDPKEIFGILPAERSKPYNSKEIIKRLVDNSEFTEYKEGYGKTIICAYARIDGWAVGIVANNRQVVKSAKGEVQFGGVIYSDSADKAARFIMNCNQKKIPLVFLHDVTGFMVGTRSEHGGIIKDGAKMVSAVSNSTVPKFSVIMGNSYGAGNYAMCGKAYDPRLIVAWPTAKVAVMGGSQAAKVLLQIQTASQKAKGEEVTPEEKKKLLDQITDRYDKQTTPYYAAARLWVDAIIDPTETRFVISQGIEAANNAPVEKFNPGIIQT, encoded by the coding sequence ATTGACTTAGAATTTAATAGAAACGAAGATACAAACAAACTAGAGGTTGCTAAAATGCGTCGTATGCTTAAAACCATTGGTTTGGGCGGAGGTCAAATGCGAATTGATAAATTACACAAAAAGGGTAAAATGACAGCCCGTGAGCGCATCAATTATTTGATTGACGATGATACAGAATTTCTAGAAATAGGTGCTTTTGCTGGGCATGAGATGTATGCAGATTATGGTGGTTGTCCAGCAGGGGGTGTTGTTGGTGGTATTGGATATATTCGTGGACGTCAATGTATGATTATTGCGAATGATGCTACCGTAAAAGCAGGGGCATGGTTTCCTATTACAGGAAAGAAAAATTTGCGTTTTCAAGAGATTGCGATGGAAAACCGCTTGCCAACTATTTATTTAGTGGATTCAGCAGGTGTTTTCTTGCCTATGCAAGATGAGATTTTTGCCGATAAAGAGCACTTTGGGCGTATTTTTCGCAACAATGCTCAAATGTCAAGCCAAGGTATTCCTCAAATTGCTGCTATTATGGGGAGTTGTGTAGCCGGAGGGGCATATTTGCCAATTATGTCGGATGAGGCGTTGATTGTAGAAGGTACAGGCTCTATTTTCTTGGCAGGACCTTATTTGGTAAAAGCTGCTATTGGAGAAACGGTTGATCAAGAAACATTGGGGGGGGCTACGACTCAAAGCGAAATTTCTGGTGTAACAGATTATAAAATGCCAGATGATAAGACTTGCTTGGATACCATCAAAGATTTAGTCGATAAGTTTGGAACATTTGAAACAGCTGGTTTTTCTAGAGAAACACCACAATTGCCTAAAGAAGATCCTAAAGAGATTTTTGGTATCTTACCTGCAGAGCGTTCTAAACCATACAATAGTAAAGAAATAATAAAGCGTTTGGTGGATAATTCTGAATTTACAGAATACAAAGAAGGGTATGGAAAAACAATCATCTGTGCTTATGCTCGAATTGATGGTTGGGCTGTTGGGATTGTTGCTAATAATCGCCAAGTCGTGAAAAGCGCAAAAGGCGAGGTACAGTTTGGTGGAGTGATTTATTCTGACTCTGCTGATAAAGCAGCTCGTTTTATTATGAACTGTAACCAAAAGAAAATTCCTTTAGTTTTCTTGCACGATGTAACTGGATTTATGGTTGGTACTCGTTCAGAACATGGTGGAATCATTAAAGATGGGGCAAAAATGGTATCTGCTGTATCTAATTCTACGGTACCAAAGTTCTCTGTTATCATGGGAAATTCTTATGGTGCAGGAAATTATGCCATGTGTGGCAAAGCTTATGATCCTCGTTTGATTGTTGCTTGGCCAACAGCTAAAGTTGCCGTTATGGGTGGTTCGCAAGCCGCCAAGGTTTTGCTCCAAATCCAAACTGCTTCTCAAAAAGCAAAAGGAGAAGAAGTAACACCAGAAGAGAAAAAGAAATTGTTGGATCAAATCACAGATCGTTACGACAAGCAAACAACACCGTATTATGCGGCTGCTCGTTTGTGGGTAGATGCTATTATTGACCCTACAGAAACACGTTTTGTGATCTCTCAAGGAATCGAAGCTGCTAATAATGCACCTGTAGAGAAATTTAATCCAGGTATTATTCAGACTTAG
- a CDS encoding DUF434 domain-containing protein: MKHRGKHSQDNTNFAPKWHPIFAAAAGDLSFLLGKQYGEKSALALVGNRYQLNKRQQRALSLITCPSDKLYTRSQKALLPQALNNQSVAIDGYNLLITIEAALSKGYILVGQDGCYRDIASVHSTYKKVNETIPALLLIDKALKELDVKHVQWYFDAPVSNSGRLKVLLYELAEKNKSNWDVDLVFNPDSTLIEKEKICITADSWILDEVGAYFDLAKYIITKEITDALVLDFFSSTTSLKPD, encoded by the coding sequence ATGAAACATAGAGGCAAACATTCTCAAGACAATACTAATTTTGCTCCCAAATGGCATCCTATTTTTGCAGCGGCAGCAGGAGATTTGTCTTTTTTACTTGGCAAGCAGTATGGCGAAAAGTCCGCCTTGGCTTTGGTTGGCAACCGTTATCAACTGAATAAACGCCAACAAAGAGCCTTGAGTTTGATTACTTGCCCTTCTGACAAACTCTATACTCGCTCTCAAAAAGCTCTTCTTCCGCAAGCTTTAAACAACCAATCTGTAGCTATTGATGGGTATAATTTATTGATTACAATAGAAGCGGCTTTATCAAAAGGATATATTTTGGTTGGTCAAGATGGCTGCTATCGAGATATCGCAAGTGTACACAGCACCTACAAAAAAGTCAATGAGACCATTCCTGCTTTGCTGTTAATTGACAAAGCACTCAAAGAACTCGATGTAAAACACGTTCAGTGGTATTTTGATGCGCCCGTTTCTAATAGTGGTCGATTAAAAGTATTACTCTATGAATTAGCAGAGAAAAATAAATCTAATTGGGATGTTGACTTAGTCTTTAACCCAGACTCTACACTTATTGAGAAAGAAAAAATTTGTATTACAGCAGATAGTTGGATTTTAGATGAAGTAGGAGCTTATTTTGATTTGGCTAAATACATTATCACAAAAGAAATAACGGATGCACTTGTCTTAGATTTCTTCTCTTCCACTACGTCTCTCAAACCTGATTAA
- a CDS encoding YccF domain-containing protein, with protein MRTLANILWHIPFLGFVNAIIAFLLGSFLIITVIGAPIGLGLLQYSRFLLTPFTGSIIDKRDLGSEQNRLWLAYGRIVQLFYLPFGIILTIATMIQIALLFFTIVGIPLAIILAKSLGTYFNPINKIYVPKIVADEAARRKGELHIDKYFNK; from the coding sequence ATGAGAACACTTGCAAATATTTTGTGGCACATCCCTTTCTTAGGTTTTGTAAATGCAATAATAGCGTTTCTTTTAGGCTCCTTTTTAATAATTACCGTTATAGGAGCTCCTATAGGACTAGGACTTTTACAGTATAGTAGATTTCTATTAACACCATTTACAGGAAGCATAATAGACAAAAGAGATTTAGGCAGTGAGCAAAACCGCTTATGGTTAGCTTACGGGCGAATTGTGCAACTATTCTATCTACCTTTTGGTATTATATTAACTATCGCAACAATGATACAAATCGCCTTACTTTTCTTTACTATAGTTGGAATTCCTCTTGCCATTATTCTGGCAAAATCTCTAGGCACTTACTTTAACCCAATTAATAAGATTTATGTCCCTAAAATAGTTGCTGACGAAGCAGCAAGAAGAAAAGGAGAACTACACATTGATAAATATTTTAATAAATAA
- a CDS encoding glycosyl hydrolase 108 family protein: MASFEEWVKPGKRRYRRIKAGYQNHPQDPGNYTGGKIGVGIQAGTNMSIAAPTLSNWRGHPVTAAEMQTLTEQEALQIYRQNYWNKILGTQIKSQTIADFLADMKSSGGGVKNMQRALNDLGESLAIDGVVGPLTLGAINRQIDKSVARLNNAFRKRQIEYYNSKQSFAKSVWLKSLDKDYPAMSETAEKAGLPEEYNNKTWIILGIGLGLLLLILLGWMLLKK, from the coding sequence ATGGCAAGTTTTGAAGAGTGGGTTAAACCAGGTAAAAGAAGGTATAGACGAATAAAAGCTGGTTATCAAAATCACCCCCAAGATCCTGGCAATTATACAGGGGGAAAAATAGGCGTAGGAATCCAAGCAGGCACCAATATGTCGATTGCTGCGCCTACTTTGTCTAATTGGCGGGGGCATCCTGTTACAGCTGCAGAAATGCAAACCCTAACTGAACAAGAAGCCTTGCAAATTTATCGCCAAAACTACTGGAATAAAATTCTAGGAACGCAAATCAAGAGTCAAACCATTGCAGATTTTTTGGCAGATATGAAATCTAGTGGAGGCGGTGTCAAAAATATGCAAAGAGCGTTGAACGATTTGGGCGAAAGTCTTGCCATTGATGGCGTGGTAGGACCGTTGACATTAGGAGCCATTAACAGGCAAATAGATAAAAGCGTTGCTCGGCTAAACAACGCCTTTAGAAAAAGGCAAATTGAATATTACAACTCTAAACAAAGTTTTGCTAAATCAGTTTGGTTAAAATCTTTGGATAAAGATTATCCAGCAATGAGTGAGACCGCAGAAAAGGCAGGACTACCAGAGGAATATAATAATAAAACTTGGATCATCTTAGGCATTGGCTTGGGACTTCTTTTATTAATTCTATTAGGTTGGATGTTACTAAAAAAATAA
- the dcd gene encoding dCTP deaminase, with product MILSDKEILKAIENKEIVIEPFDPNCLGTNSYDVHLGKYLATYKNRVLDAKKHNEIESFEIPDEGFVLQSGMLYLGVTEEYTETHNSVPFLEGKSSVGRLGIDIHATAGKGDVGFCNTWTLEISCTHPVRVYKGMPIGQLIYFMVHGDIKTYYNKKQNAKYNERTIRPVESMMWKNKF from the coding sequence ATGATATTATCAGATAAGGAAATACTAAAAGCAATTGAAAATAAAGAAATTGTAATCGAACCTTTTGACCCAAATTGCTTAGGTACTAATTCTTATGATGTACACTTGGGAAAATATCTAGCCACGTACAAAAATCGTGTTCTAGATGCCAAAAAGCATAATGAAATTGAATCTTTTGAAATTCCAGACGAAGGTTTTGTCCTTCAATCAGGAATGCTTTACTTGGGGGTTACCGAAGAATACACAGAAACACATAATTCTGTTCCTTTTTTAGAAGGAAAATCTAGTGTTGGACGTCTGGGGATTGATATTCATGCCACTGCTGGAAAAGGTGATGTTGGTTTTTGCAACACTTGGACATTAGAGATTTCATGTACTCACCCTGTTCGTGTATACAAAGGTATGCCTATTGGGCAATTAATTTATTTTATGGTACATGGCGACATAAAAACGTATTATAACAAAAAGCAAAACGCAAAATACAACGAACGTACCATCCGCCCTGTGGAGTCCATGATGTGGAAGAACAAGTTCTAA
- a CDS encoding VapE domain-containing protein, translating into MRCTEYKNTFGEKVGEIDIKLFCDNIRDGYWFNKYIFPLRKIFQQSKEKYTKAKTKLPCITPSAVLRQSYNKKTKRPCPPKMEDLLEYNRLVIVDFDNLTDYDLVTIPDLIKECKYTYVCFLSPSGRGYKVFVKVGGDRADHKKAFKAVNDFYQKLTGVRPDPSGNNINRLCYVSYDPDCVYNQDAKAFEFQTDLFAVTTPKEKENVQPSSEVESFPSSHSLNSDSLAATFSNLLNKLERDGHSYVEGRKHDYLKWFCIEAFKYGIKEDECTDFFLNNFDAPAKDISSMVEWTYTKYYPHEKGIYKEYNSKKALKKPKEKPTYKAKLFREYTDLVETHTSGFTKEQVELFKEDYWGFVEYLEEGLGIADKKIRDKIVNVFYLEEALKEDFVFRLNLMNGQFEYKAIKSKKYSVLDDACYNSLFKHLMYKKGVYSTPAQIKKSVESEFSPKEHPLRRIFIEWAAKLEDDKTDYINQVASLVKTDAPKGFFNTVFKKWIVGSVANVFVDNFCTNRYCPILVGGQNTGKTKFFKSLWPSEYPEYFYSGEIDLKSKNSDSVLRLVDTFIIVIDEQLAMMENQREWESLKGLITQDRVKKRRVWGKSDTMAPRIANFCGSVNPQEILQDPSGNTRFLTFKVSEHIDLNAFADIDITKFWAQAYYLHKASQKGDFDYLLTPNEWKIMTQYQEKFKKYDVEHQLILDMYEIGNAENYDEFLTTTEIYRAFSEAYPRLNLNPNKIGAALKFLGFSRSRKKRNDGKRAEGWFLKVIKIKEQTSIEELKSA; encoded by the coding sequence ATGCGCTGTACAGAATACAAAAATACATTTGGAGAGAAAGTAGGCGAGATTGACATAAAGTTATTTTGTGATAATATACGAGACGGTTATTGGTTTAATAAGTATATCTTTCCTTTAAGAAAAATATTTCAACAATCGAAAGAAAAATATACTAAAGCCAAAACCAAACTTCCTTGTATTACACCGTCTGCAGTATTAAGACAATCTTATAATAAAAAAACAAAACGCCCTTGCCCTCCTAAAATGGAGGATCTATTAGAATATAATCGTTTGGTAATTGTTGATTTTGATAATTTGACGGATTATGACTTGGTTACAATTCCCGATTTAATTAAAGAGTGCAAATATACCTATGTTTGTTTTTTATCTCCTAGTGGACGTGGGTACAAGGTGTTTGTAAAGGTTGGAGGTGATAGAGCCGACCACAAAAAAGCCTTTAAGGCGGTTAATGACTTTTATCAAAAATTGACAGGCGTAAGACCAGATCCTTCTGGCAATAATATAAACAGGTTATGTTATGTAAGTTATGATCCTGATTGTGTTTACAATCAAGATGCAAAGGCGTTTGAATTTCAAACAGATTTATTTGCCGTAACAACACCAAAAGAAAAAGAAAATGTACAGCCGAGCAGCGAAGTAGAATCATTCCCCTCGTCCCACTCCCTTAATAGTGATTCTCTCGCTGCTACTTTTTCTAATTTGTTGAATAAGCTGGAACGAGATGGGCATAGCTATGTAGAAGGAAGAAAACACGATTATCTAAAATGGTTTTGTATTGAAGCTTTTAAATACGGTATTAAAGAAGATGAATGTACGGATTTCTTTTTAAATAATTTTGATGCTCCTGCTAAGGATATTAGTAGTATGGTAGAATGGACTTATACCAAATACTACCCTCATGAAAAAGGAATCTATAAGGAGTACAATTCTAAAAAGGCATTAAAAAAGCCTAAAGAAAAGCCGACATATAAGGCAAAGTTGTTTCGAGAATACACGGATTTAGTAGAAACACATACTAGCGGTTTTACTAAAGAACAAGTAGAGTTATTTAAAGAGGATTACTGGGGATTTGTAGAGTATTTAGAAGAAGGATTAGGGATTGCAGATAAGAAAATTCGAGATAAAATAGTTAACGTATTTTATTTAGAAGAAGCTCTTAAAGAGGATTTTGTTTTTCGGCTTAATTTGATGAATGGTCAATTTGAATACAAAGCAATAAAATCAAAAAAGTATTCTGTTTTGGATGATGCCTGTTATAATTCTCTTTTTAAGCACTTGATGTATAAAAAAGGGGTTTATAGTACGCCAGCTCAAATAAAAAAGAGCGTAGAAAGTGAATTTTCACCAAAAGAACATCCTTTAAGACGCATTTTTATAGAATGGGCTGCTAAGTTAGAAGATGATAAAACGGACTATATCAATCAAGTTGCAAGCCTTGTTAAAACAGATGCTCCAAAAGGTTTTTTTAATACGGTTTTTAAAAAATGGATTGTAGGAAGTGTTGCCAATGTCTTTGTTGACAACTTTTGTACAAATCGTTACTGCCCTATTCTAGTAGGTGGTCAGAACACAGGAAAAACGAAGTTCTTTAAAAGCTTGTGGCCTTCTGAATACCCAGAGTATTTCTATTCTGGTGAAATTGATTTAAAGTCAAAAAATAGCGATAGCGTTTTAAGGCTTGTAGATACTTTTATTATTGTTATTGATGAACAGTTGGCAATGATGGAGAACCAAAGAGAATGGGAATCTCTTAAAGGTCTAATTACACAAGATCGTGTCAAAAAGCGTCGTGTGTGGGGCAAAAGTGATACGATGGCTCCAAGGATTGCTAATTTTTGCGGTTCTGTTAATCCACAAGAAATTTTGCAAGATCCTAGCGGGAATACACGCTTCTTGACTTTTAAAGTGTCAGAGCATATTGATTTAAATGCTTTTGCGGACATTGATATAACTAAGTTTTGGGCGCAAGCCTATTATCTGCACAAAGCTTCTCAAAAAGGCGATTTTGATTATTTATTGACTCCCAATGAATGGAAGATAATGACACAATATCAAGAAAAATTCAAAAAATATGATGTTGAACATCAATTAATTTTGGATATGTACGAAATCGGAAACGCTGAAAATTATGACGAATTTTTAACTACTACAGAAATTTATAGAGCCTTTTCAGAAGCTTATCCAAGGTTGAATTTAAATCCTAACAAAATTGGAGCAGCTCTTAAATTTTTGGGTTTTAGTAGAAGTCGTAAAAAGCGAAATGACGGCAAACGTGCTGAGGGATGGTTTTTAAAGGTAATTAAGATAAAAGAACAAACAAGTATTGAAGAATTAAAATCGGCTTAA